One Tamlana carrageenivorans genomic region harbors:
- a CDS encoding Lrp/AsnC ligand binding domain-containing protein — protein MNTKPKTIAIDGIDKKILRVLTEDARTPILEIARNVGISGAAIHQRLKKLEKSKLLSGSKFVINPKVLGYSTMAFVGVYLDKAANTDDVVKALRRFPEVLECHFTTGNYNLFIKLLSIDNEHLMHLLNKNIQSIEGVLRTESLISLDQQIDRQILV, from the coding sequence ATGAACACAAAACCAAAAACTATAGCCATTGATGGTATAGACAAAAAAATTCTGCGCGTATTGACGGAAGACGCCAGAACGCCTATACTTGAAATAGCCAGAAATGTAGGGATTTCTGGAGCAGCCATACATCAGCGATTAAAAAAACTTGAAAAATCAAAACTTTTATCTGGATCAAAATTTGTTATTAACCCTAAGGTATTGGGGTATTCCACTATGGCTTTCGTAGGGGTGTATCTGGATAAAGCAGCAAATACAGATGACGTAGTAAAAGCATTAAGGCGTTTTCCAGAAGTTTTGGAATGCCATTTTACTACTGGTAATTACAATTTATTTATCAAATTACTATCGATTGATAATGAGCATTTAATGCATCTCCTTAATAAAAACATTCAATCTATTGAAGGCGTTTTAAGAACAGAATCGCTCATATCTCTAGATCAACAAATAGACAGACAAATACTAGTATAA
- a CDS encoding saccharopine dehydrogenase family protein yields the protein MRQILVIGSGKSTSYLLKYLCDHAFLENLFITVADLHTENAQSLINNNTRAQAVKLDIFDAISRFDLIKKADIVISMLPAHLHIEIAKDCLKANKHMVTASYVSPEMQALDLDVRAKNLVFLNEIGVDPGLDHMSAMQILDRLRENGSEIFAFESYAGGLIAPESDNNPWRYKFTWNPRNVVLAGQYGTAKYLKEGSYKYIHYNQLFKRVQPLNIKPYGEFEVYANRDSLQYKDLYKLDQIKTLLRGTIRRKGFCEAWHVFVTLGMTDNSYTMTGSEFLSHRDFLNAFLPYHPNKSVESKLKDVLLIDNHHHIWEKLDCLDLFSNSCYCGITNATPAQMLEKILTNSWSLEKTDKDMLVMYHKIGYKNNNKKHELHSHLIVTGEDSTYTAMAKTVGLPIAIATCAILNKKITSAGVQIPTAKSIYTPILKELQDFKIIFNENEKFY from the coding sequence ATGAGACAGATTTTAGTGATTGGCTCCGGAAAATCGACCTCTTACCTCTTAAAGTATTTATGTGACCATGCATTTTTGGAAAACTTATTCATTACAGTTGCCGATCTACATACTGAAAACGCCCAAAGTTTAATTAATAACAACACCCGAGCACAAGCTGTTAAACTTGATATTTTCGATGCCATTTCCCGATTTGATTTGATAAAAAAAGCCGATATCGTCATTTCCATGCTTCCTGCCCACCTTCATATTGAGATTGCTAAAGACTGCTTAAAAGCTAACAAACATATGGTTACTGCCTCTTATGTGAGTCCCGAAATGCAGGCCTTAGATTTAGATGTACGGGCTAAAAACCTTGTTTTTCTAAATGAAATTGGTGTCGATCCAGGTCTAGATCACATGAGCGCCATGCAGATACTTGATCGCCTACGAGAAAATGGAAGTGAAATATTTGCCTTTGAATCGTATGCAGGAGGTTTAATCGCACCTGAGAGCGACAACAACCCTTGGCGTTATAAGTTTACATGGAATCCCAGAAATGTCGTACTCGCAGGACAGTACGGAACTGCAAAATATTTAAAGGAAGGTAGCTATAAATACATACACTACAACCAACTTTTTAAGCGGGTACAACCTCTTAATATAAAACCTTACGGTGAATTTGAAGTATACGCCAATAGGGATTCGTTACAATATAAAGACCTATATAAGTTGGATCAGATTAAAACGCTTTTACGAGGCACTATTCGACGAAAGGGGTTTTGTGAAGCTTGGCACGTTTTTGTCACTCTAGGCATGACCGACAATAGCTACACCATGACAGGTAGCGAGTTTTTAAGTCATCGTGATTTCTTAAACGCTTTTCTGCCATACCACCCAAACAAATCGGTTGAATCAAAATTAAAGGACGTATTACTTATAGATAACCATCATCATATCTGGGAAAAACTAGATTGCCTAGATCTTTTTAGTAACAGCTGTTATTGCGGTATTACCAACGCAACTCCGGCACAAATGCTTGAAAAAATATTAACGAATTCTTGGTCTTTAGAAAAAACAGACAAAGACATGCTTGTTATGTATCACAAGATTGGTTATAAGAATAATAATAAAAAGCACGAATTGCATAGCCATTTAATTGTTACAGGAGAAGACAGCACCTACACAGCCATGGCAAAAACGGTAGGACTTCCCATTGCGATAGCCACTTGTGCCATTTTAAACAAAAAAATAACAAGTGCTGGCGTACAAATACCTACAGCAAAATCAATTTACACCCCGATACTGAAAGAACTACAAGATTTTAAGATCATTTTTAATGAAAATGAAAAATTTTATTAG
- a CDS encoding DUF423 domain-containing protein yields MNKRLLITGAVLGMLSIVFGAFGAHGLKTLIAESSIQTFETGVRYQMYHAFLLLIVGGTNFVSLKAKKSVYWLVLVGVILFSGSIYGLSTNTLTSFDFKIIGFVTPIGGLLLILAWGFAVVNLIKNKSKIGDN; encoded by the coding sequence ATGAATAAACGACTGTTAATTACCGGAGCTGTTTTAGGAATGCTCAGTATTGTTTTTGGTGCTTTTGGCGCTCATGGATTAAAGACTTTGATTGCAGAATCATCAATTCAAACTTTTGAAACTGGTGTGCGTTACCAAATGTATCATGCCTTTTTATTGCTTATTGTTGGAGGAACAAATTTTGTGAGCCTCAAAGCTAAAAAAAGTGTCTATTGGTTGGTTTTAGTTGGGGTGATTCTTTTCTCCGGATCAATTTATGGTTTATCTACAAACACCTTAACATCATTTGATTTTAAAATTATAGGGTTTGTTACACCAATTGGGGGCTTGTTGTTAATTTTGGCTTGGGGTTTTGCGGTTGTGAATTTGATAAAAAACAAGTCTAAAATTGGTGATAATTAA
- the pckA gene encoding phosphoenolpyruvate carboxykinase (ATP) codes for MESENQVIKTISLDQYGIKNTKINYQLSPEALQAIAIEKGQGVEADSGALAIKTGEFTGRSPQDRFIVKDDVTKDRIWWGKVNIPFEPEKFDKLYNKVVDYLSNKEVYVRDSYACADENYKLNIRVINEYPWSNQFAYNMFLRPTEAELNHFNPEWIIVNAPGFMADPEVDGTRQHNFAILDFTKKIALIGGTGYTGEIKKGIFSALNFILPVFKETMPMHCSANVGKSGDTAVFFGLSGTGKTTLSTDPNRSLIGDDEHGWTKENTIFNFEGGCYAKVINLSRDQEPEIFDAIKKGAILENVVLDDSGKVDFADTSITQNTRVSYPIHHIENIQVPSIGRNPKNIFFLTADAFGVIPPISKLTPSQAAYHFISGYTAKVAGTEAGVVEPVPSFSACFGAPFMPLHPAKYAQMLSDKMTDAGVNVWLVNTGWTGGPYGVGTRMKLKYTRAMINAVLNGDLGLYNYDDYHIHSVFGVAQPRSCPGVPTDVLSPRATWNDDEAYYTTAFKLTNAFRENFKKFEDYCTEEIRRGGPQRYAF; via the coding sequence ATGGAAAGTGAAAATCAGGTTATAAAAACTATTTCGTTAGATCAATATGGTATTAAAAACACTAAAATTAATTATCAATTATCTCCAGAAGCGCTACAGGCGATAGCTATTGAAAAAGGACAAGGTGTTGAGGCCGATTCTGGAGCATTGGCTATAAAAACAGGTGAGTTTACTGGGCGTTCGCCTCAAGATCGCTTCATAGTAAAGGACGATGTGACTAAAGATCGCATTTGGTGGGGTAAAGTAAATATTCCTTTTGAACCTGAAAAGTTTGATAAACTCTATAATAAAGTGGTCGATTATTTATCGAATAAAGAAGTTTATGTGCGAGATAGCTACGCTTGCGCGGATGAAAATTATAAGTTGAATATTCGTGTCATTAATGAATATCCTTGGAGCAACCAGTTTGCTTATAATATGTTTTTGCGTCCAACGGAAGCCGAGTTGAATCATTTTAATCCGGAGTGGATTATTGTTAATGCTCCAGGCTTTATGGCCGACCCTGAAGTGGATGGAACCAGGCAGCATAATTTTGCGATTTTAGATTTTACTAAAAAAATAGCCTTAATAGGAGGTACAGGTTATACTGGTGAGATTAAAAAAGGTATTTTTTCTGCCTTGAATTTTATTTTACCTGTTTTTAAAGAAACCATGCCTATGCACTGTAGTGCAAATGTTGGTAAATCGGGCGATACCGCTGTGTTTTTTGGTTTGTCTGGTACTGGTAAAACAACACTTTCAACCGATCCGAATCGAAGTTTAATAGGTGATGATGAACATGGTTGGACTAAAGAAAATACCATTTTTAATTTTGAAGGTGGGTGCTATGCTAAAGTCATTAACTTGTCTAGAGATCAGGAGCCTGAAATTTTTGATGCCATTAAAAAAGGTGCCATTTTAGAAAATGTTGTTTTAGATGACAGCGGTAAAGTCGATTTTGCCGATACGTCCATCACTCAAAATACCAGAGTGAGTTACCCGATTCATCATATTGAAAACATACAAGTGCCGTCTATAGGTAGAAACCCTAAAAATATATTCTTTTTAACGGCTGATGCCTTTGGGGTAATTCCGCCCATTTCAAAATTAACTCCAAGTCAAGCGGCGTATCATTTTATTTCTGGTTACACGGCAAAAGTAGCCGGGACTGAAGCCGGTGTTGTAGAGCCGGTACCTTCATTTTCAGCTTGTTTTGGTGCCCCATTTATGCCTTTACATCCTGCTAAATACGCCCAAATGCTAAGTGATAAAATGACCGATGCTGGTGTTAATGTATGGTTGGTTAATACGGGTTGGACTGGTGGGCCTTATGGAGTGGGAACCCGTATGAAATTAAAATATACACGCGCCATGATTAATGCTGTGCTTAATGGTGATTTAGGCCTGTATAACTACGACGATTATCATATTCATTCGGTTTTTGGAGTGGCGCAACCTAGAAGTTGTCCAGGTGTCCCAACCGATGTGTTAAGTCCTAGAGCCACATGGAACGACGATGAAGCTTATTATACAACGGCTTTTAAATTAACGAATGCGTTTCGTGAGAATTTTAAAAAATTTGAGGACTACTGTACAGAAGAAATAAGACGCGGTGGGCCGCAACGTTATGCTTTTTAA
- a CDS encoding uroporphyrinogen-III synthase, protein MKVKTILVSQPEPKIENSPYFDLQQKQRVKIDFRPFIHVEGVSAKEIRQQKIDLKNYTAIILTSRNAVDHFFRIADEMRFKVPDTLKYFCQSEAVAYYLQKYVVYRKRKIYVGKRSFSELSPLIKKYKDEKFLLPNTDKVKPEVPNTLDALGVDWKQATFYKTVVSDLSDLANVSYDVLVFFSPSGIESLFQNFPDFKQNDTRIAVFGNTTIKAVEEKGLRVDIAAPTPETPSMTMALEKYIEKANKGK, encoded by the coding sequence ATGAAAGTAAAAACAATTTTGGTATCTCAACCGGAACCTAAAATAGAGAATTCTCCCTACTTTGATTTACAACAAAAACAACGTGTGAAAATTGATTTTAGACCTTTTATTCATGTTGAAGGCGTGTCTGCCAAAGAAATTAGACAACAAAAAATCGATTTAAAAAACTACACTGCTATTATTCTAACTAGTAGAAATGCTGTAGATCATTTTTTTAGAATCGCCGATGAGATGCGATTTAAAGTTCCGGATACTCTAAAATATTTTTGTCAGTCTGAAGCTGTTGCTTACTACTTACAAAAATATGTGGTATATAGAAAACGTAAAATTTATGTTGGAAAACGTAGTTTTTCTGAACTTTCTCCACTTATTAAAAAATATAAAGACGAAAAGTTTTTATTACCTAATACCGACAAAGTAAAACCTGAAGTTCCTAACACCTTAGACGCTTTGGGTGTAGACTGGAAACAAGCTACTTTTTACAAAACCGTAGTTAGTGATTTATCTGATTTAGCTAACGTGTCTTACGATGTTCTTGTGTTTTTTAGCCCTTCAGGAATCGAATCTTTATTTCAAAATTTCCCTGATTTCAAGCAAAACGACACACGTATTGCGGTATTTGGAAATACAACCATTAAGGCTGTTGAGGAAAAAGGTTTACGCGTAGATATTGCTGCGCCAACCCCTGAAACTCCTTCCATGACTATGGCTTTAGAAAAATATATTGAAAAAGCCAATAAAGGAAAATAA
- a CDS encoding DUF4271 domain-containing protein encodes MLRNIISNEIFTILIIVGLAIVAMAKLLAPKRFHDFMLVIGNARYLKIHARDQKFFDMFDALLFGNLAISLSLFCFIIYRQITTVSSIPINDMLKFIICLAVFIFIKVLIERLIGSIFEIDKLTDHYLFQKITFINYLGVLLLPINAILLYSFQPTWPVIYGIIILLLIINTIGLISSFKTYQNLIKLNLFYFILYLCTLEIAPYIILYKAFVSN; translated from the coding sequence ATGCTTCGTAACATAATTTCAAACGAGATATTTACAATATTAATTATTGTTGGATTAGCCATCGTGGCTATGGCTAAATTATTGGCTCCAAAACGCTTTCATGATTTTATGTTGGTTATAGGCAACGCGCGTTATCTTAAAATACACGCTAGAGATCAAAAGTTTTTCGATATGTTTGATGCCTTGCTTTTTGGTAATTTAGCCATTTCTCTATCGTTATTTTGCTTTATTATTTATAGGCAAATCACAACAGTAAGCAGCATACCCATAAACGACATGCTAAAATTTATCATTTGTTTAGCTGTTTTCATTTTTATAAAAGTGTTAATAGAGCGTTTAATTGGGAGTATTTTTGAAATTGATAAACTTACCGATCATTATTTATTTCAAAAAATAACCTTTATAAATTACTTAGGCGTTTTATTACTACCTATAAATGCGATCTTATTGTACAGTTTCCAACCTACATGGCCTGTAATTTACGGTATCATTATATTGTTGTTAATTATTAACACCATTGGCTTAATTAGTTCATTTAAAACCTATCAAAATTTAATTAAATTAAACTTGTTTTATTTTATTTTGTATCTTTGCACTCTCGAAATCGCGCCATATATCATATTGTATAAGGCGTTTGTTTCTAATTAA
- a CDS encoding polyprenol monophosphomannose synthase — translation MPDTVVIIPTYNEIENVEAIIGAVFAQPVDLHILIVDDNSPDLTGLKVKKLQKEFEGKLFLETRKEKSGLGTAYIHGFNWCLARDYKYIFEMDADFSHNPEDVIKLYKACHKEGAGLSIGSRYVTGVNVVNWPMGRVLMSYLASKYVRFITGMNIQDTTAGFVCYKREVLEAIDLKTIKFIGYAFQIEMKFKAYLKGFKIIEVPVIFTDRTRGESKLSSSIISEAIFGVISMKIKSLFKK, via the coding sequence ATGCCTGATACAGTTGTTATTATTCCAACGTATAATGAGATTGAAAATGTAGAAGCTATTATTGGAGCCGTATTCGCACAACCGGTGGATTTACATATTCTCATTGTTGATGATAATTCGCCAGATTTAACAGGGCTAAAAGTTAAAAAGCTTCAAAAGGAATTTGAAGGCAAACTGTTTTTAGAAACTAGAAAAGAAAAATCTGGTTTAGGAACAGCTTACATTCACGGATTTAATTGGTGCTTGGCGAGGGATTATAAATATATTTTCGAAATGGACGCCGATTTTTCTCATAACCCAGAAGATGTCATCAAACTCTATAAGGCTTGTCATAAAGAAGGTGCAGGTTTGTCAATAGGTTCTCGATATGTTACTGGAGTTAATGTTGTAAATTGGCCTATGGGACGGGTGCTAATGTCGTATTTAGCATCAAAATATGTGCGGTTTATTACGGGTATGAATATTCAGGACACCACTGCTGGATTTGTATGTTATAAGCGAGAGGTTTTAGAGGCCATCGATTTAAAAACCATTAAATTTATTGGTTACGCCTTTCAAATTGAAATGAAATTTAAAGCCTATTTAAAAGGTTTCAAAATTATTGAAGTGCCCGTTATTTTTACAGATAGAACACGTGGCGAATCCAAACTAAGTTCAAGCATAATCTCTGAAGCTATCTTTGGAGTTATTTCAATGAAGATAAAAAGTCTATTTAAAAAGTAG
- a CDS encoding dihydroorotase: MKEKTTLIKNAKIINEGKVFSGDILIEGEFIKQIDESISAKSPDVNVVDAEGKYILPGVIDDQVHFREPGLTEKATIATESRAAIAGGITSFIEMPNTNPQTTTIEKLEEKFAIAAETSLANYSFMFGGTNDNLDEILKVDKTNVAGLKLFLGSSTGNMLVDNPEVLENIFKNTDLLISVHCEDEGTIKANFKTYHDQYGDDIPVKYHHLIRSEEACYLSSSKAIELAKKTGARLHIFHLSTGKETSLFTNKIPLKDKKITAEVCIHHLWFSDEDYDKKGTLIKWNPAVKTASDREQLWKALLDGRIDVIATDHAPHTKQEKDNVYTKAPSGGPLVQHALPAMLEMYHRGKISLEKVVEKMCHNPAILFQVEKRGFIKEGYFADLVLVDLNAPWTVNKGNILYKCGWSPFEGATFKSRVTHTFLNGSLVYQNAEFKNVKAAKRLTFTR, encoded by the coding sequence ATGAAAGAGAAAACTACACTTATTAAAAACGCTAAAATTATCAATGAAGGTAAAGTGTTTAGCGGCGATATATTAATTGAAGGTGAATTTATTAAGCAAATTGACGAATCAATAAGTGCTAAATCTCCCGATGTTAATGTTGTTGATGCAGAAGGAAAATATATTTTACCTGGGGTTATAGACGATCAAGTGCATTTTAGAGAGCCTGGTTTAACCGAGAAAGCAACTATTGCAACCGAATCCAGAGCAGCAATTGCTGGGGGTATCACGTCTTTTATTGAAATGCCAAATACCAATCCGCAAACCACCACTATTGAAAAACTAGAAGAAAAGTTTGCTATTGCTGCCGAAACGTCCTTGGCTAATTATTCTTTTATGTTTGGTGGAACCAACGACAATTTGGATGAAATTTTAAAAGTTGATAAAACCAATGTTGCTGGATTAAAATTATTTCTAGGCTCTTCCACAGGAAATATGCTTGTAGATAATCCTGAAGTTTTAGAAAATATATTCAAAAATACCGATTTGCTTATTTCAGTGCATTGTGAAGATGAAGGCACTATTAAGGCTAATTTTAAGACTTATCACGACCAATATGGTGATGATATTCCTGTGAAGTATCATCATTTAATTAGAAGTGAAGAGGCCTGCTATTTGTCGTCTTCAAAAGCCATTGAACTGGCCAAGAAAACAGGTGCGCGTTTGCATATTTTTCACTTATCTACAGGGAAGGAAACAAGTCTGTTTACCAATAAAATACCTTTAAAGGATAAGAAAATAACAGCAGAAGTTTGTATACATCATTTATGGTTTTCAGATGAAGATTACGATAAAAAAGGGACGTTAATAAAGTGGAATCCTGCAGTGAAGACAGCTTCCGATAGAGAACAGCTTTGGAAAGCGCTACTCGATGGTAGAATTGATGTAATAGCTACCGATCATGCGCCGCATACCAAACAAGAAAAAGATAATGTTTATACGAAAGCCCCCTCTGGAGGTCCTTTAGTTCAACACGCTTTGCCCGCCATGTTGGAAATGTATCACCGCGGTAAAATTTCCTTAGAAAAAGTGGTTGAAAAAATGTGTCATAACCCAGCTATTTTATTTCAAGTTGAAAAACGTGGTTTTATTAAAGAAGGTTATTTTGCCGACTTGGTTTTAGTCGATTTAAATGCACCATGGACAGTTAATAAAGGAAATATTTTATATAAATGCGGTTGGTCGCCTTTTGAAGGTGCCACCTTTAAATCTCGGGTAACTCACACCTTTTTAAATGGTAGCTTGGTGTATCAGAATGCCGAATTTAAAAATGTAAAAGCCGCAAAGCGATTAACTTTTACAAGATGA
- a CDS encoding DUF4296 domain-containing protein, producing the protein MACNRFKGPKKPENLIPQDKMINILIDSKLLSSANSANKRTLIDSNLDVNTYVYQKYKIDSLQFADSNAYYAFHIDLYDAIYNKAIDSLNRLYEQLKDLQAEEWKAQTQKEIDEPIERGVKRDSLKFIKPIMD; encoded by the coding sequence ATGGCTTGCAACAGGTTTAAAGGTCCCAAAAAGCCTGAAAACCTAATTCCTCAGGATAAAATGATTAACATATTAATCGATTCTAAATTGCTTAGTTCTGCGAATTCTGCTAATAAAAGAACCCTGATTGATAGCAATTTAGATGTGAATACTTATGTGTATCAAAAATATAAAATAGATAGTCTGCAATTTGCTGATAGTAACGCCTATTATGCTTTTCACATCGATCTTTACGATGCTATTTATAACAAAGCGATTGATAGTTTAAATCGATTGTATGAACAATTAAAAGACCTTCAAGCTGAAGAGTGGAAAGCTCAAACCCAAAAGGAGATAGATGAACCAATAGAGCGAGGTGTTAAAAGAGATTCTTTAAAGTTTATAAAACCAATAATGGATTGA
- a CDS encoding NAD-dependent epimerase/dehydratase family protein — MILVTGGTGLVGAHLLFKLISEGEKVRAIYRSDKSLKHTKNVFSCYSKSPETLINSIEWVKADILDIPALTEAFKGITLVYHCAALVSFEPDKYHQLRKTNIEGTANLVNLSLSHAVKKFCFVSSIATLGNTLNQLPITEDRIWNPEEDHNDYAITKYGAEMEVWRGTQEGLDAIIVNPSVILGPGIWKNGTGKLFKKAFKGIKYYTAGTIALVDVEDVVNIMITLTNSTIKNERFILVAENWHYKKFITALSNAVQAKPPKKLASKRLLSILWRLDWLKHQLTGKKDNSPSISVRLYTLKKITAVKK; from the coding sequence ATGATTTTAGTAACAGGAGGAACCGGTTTAGTTGGCGCACATTTACTCTTCAAACTTATTTCGGAAGGAGAAAAAGTTAGAGCCATATACAGAAGTGATAAAAGTTTAAAACACACTAAGAATGTATTTTCTTGTTATTCAAAATCTCCTGAAACCTTAATAAATTCCATTGAATGGGTTAAGGCCGATATTTTAGACATCCCTGCCTTAACGGAGGCTTTTAAAGGCATTACCCTGGTTTACCATTGCGCTGCTCTGGTCTCTTTCGAACCTGATAAATATCATCAATTACGAAAAACAAACATTGAAGGCACGGCTAATTTGGTTAATTTATCACTTAGTCATGCGGTTAAAAAGTTTTGCTTTGTAAGTTCTATTGCCACTTTAGGAAACACATTAAACCAATTACCCATAACCGAAGACCGCATTTGGAATCCTGAAGAAGACCATAATGATTACGCCATAACAAAATATGGGGCCGAAATGGAAGTTTGGCGTGGTACACAGGAAGGTTTGGATGCTATTATTGTAAATCCTAGTGTAATTTTAGGTCCTGGAATTTGGAAAAATGGAACAGGAAAACTATTTAAAAAGGCCTTTAAAGGCATTAAATACTACACAGCAGGAACCATTGCATTGGTCGACGTAGAAGATGTCGTTAACATCATGATAACACTTACAAACAGCACCATTAAAAATGAACGTTTTATTTTAGTAGCCGAAAACTGGCACTACAAAAAATTTATTACAGCCCTTAGTAATGCTGTGCAAGCTAAGCCTCCTAAAAAATTAGCCAGCAAAAGGCTTTTAAGTATTTTATGGCGTTTAGATTGGCTGAAACACCAACTTACAGGAAAAAAAGACAACTCACCAAGCATCTCTGTCAGGCTTTATACACTGAAAAAAATTACAGCAGTAAAAAAATAA
- the tyrS gene encoding tyrosine--tRNA ligase codes for MIKNFVEELTWRGMIHTVMPGAEDHLMEGMKSAYIGFDPTADSLHIGNLVPIMILAHYQRCGHKPVALVGGATGMIGDPSGKSNERNLLDEKTLRHNQEAIKGQLAHFLDFESDAPNAAELVNNYDWMKEFSFLEFIRDVGKHITVNYMMAKDSVKNRISSESSEGMSFTEFTYQLVQGYDFLHLYKNKNCTIQMGGSDQWGNITTGTELIRRISGGKGYAITCPLITKSDGSKFGKSEGGNVWLDAKRTSPYKFYQYWLNSSDEDAEKYIKIFTFLDKEAVEALVEEHKQAPHLRLLQKRLAEEITTLVHSKEDLDNAIKASNILFGKSTSEDLKALNEATFLDVFDGVPLTKIAQEEIEKGLDIIAALAEKGGFLKSNGEARRALKENSISVNKEKVKDDYKITSADLINDQFVLLQRGKKNYFVLQVV; via the coding sequence ATGATAAAGAATTTTGTTGAAGAATTGACTTGGAGAGGTATGATACATACAGTCATGCCAGGAGCAGAAGACCACTTAATGGAAGGTATGAAGAGTGCTTATATTGGATTTGATCCAACGGCAGATTCTTTACACATAGGAAACCTTGTTCCAATCATGATTTTAGCACATTACCAGCGTTGCGGACATAAACCTGTTGCATTAGTGGGTGGTGCCACTGGTATGATAGGCGATCCTTCCGGGAAGTCTAACGAGCGTAATTTGTTAGATGAAAAAACACTGCGTCATAACCAAGAAGCGATTAAAGGGCAATTAGCACATTTTTTAGATTTTGAAAGTGATGCGCCTAATGCAGCCGAGTTGGTGAATAATTATGATTGGATGAAAGAGTTTTCGTTCTTAGAATTTATTAGAGACGTTGGTAAGCATATTACTGTAAACTATATGATGGCTAAAGATTCTGTAAAGAATAGAATTTCTTCAGAATCATCCGAAGGTATGAGTTTTACCGAGTTTACCTATCAGTTGGTTCAAGGCTACGATTTTCTTCACTTGTATAAAAATAAGAATTGTACCATTCAAATGGGCGGAAGCGACCAATGGGGCAACATAACTACAGGAACAGAATTAATTCGAAGAATTTCTGGAGGTAAAGGTTATGCTATTACATGTCCGTTAATTACAAAGTCAGACGGTTCTAAATTCGGAAAATCCGAAGGTGGTAACGTATGGCTTGATGCTAAAAGAACGTCGCCTTACAAGTTTTATCAATATTGGTTGAATTCTAGTGATGAAGATGCCGAGAAGTATATTAAAATATTTACTTTTTTAGATAAAGAAGCTGTTGAAGCTCTTGTTGAAGAACATAAACAAGCACCACATTTAAGGTTATTACAAAAACGTTTAGCTGAAGAAATTACGACTTTGGTACATTCTAAAGAAGATTTAGACAATGCTATTAAAGCAAGTAATATTCTTTTTGGAAAGTCTACCAGTGAAGATTTAAAAGCTTTAAACGAAGCAACTTTTTTGGATGTGTTTGATGGCGTGCCTTTAACAAAAATTGCACAAGAGGAGATTGAAAAGGGCTTGGATATTATTGCTGCTTTGGCCGAAAAAGGCGGGTTTTTAAAGTCAAACGGTGAGGCCAGACGCGCCTTAAAAGAGAACTCGATTTCTGTAAATAAAGAAAAGGTAAAGGACGATTATAAAATTACATCAGCAGATTTAATTAATGATCAGTTCGTGCTTTTACAACGCGGTAAGAAGAATTACTTTGTGTTACAAGTAGTGTAG